Proteins encoded in a region of the Populus alba chromosome 13, ASM523922v2, whole genome shotgun sequence genome:
- the LOC118028163 gene encoding transcription factor MYB15-like, protein MVKSASIDKNGIRKGSWSIEEDEKLRVYIQKYGHWNWRQLPKFAGLSRCGKSCRLRWMNYLRPDVKRGNFSEEEDNLIIQMHEELGNRWSIISRKLPGRTDNEIKNHWHTNLSKRVKQNQPVPSEVMNKEQSSESSQSEVIQTKKSETDSVSVNTPSESVHQEKNVENFPSSQEISCSEFSSMSNDSVSGMNSVAEDSFSSMEIFQDSGSDFWNQPFFVDNNYNQDAYESLFLTEELGYMSFYASNYDDDGTNWIQQVMQELEGSN, encoded by the exons ATGGTCAAATCAGCCTCTATTGATAAAAATGGAATCAGGAAAGGTTCATGGAgtatagaagaagatgaaaagctGAGAGTTTATATTCAGAAATATGGCCACTGGAATTGGCGCCAACTTCCCAAGTTTGCTG GTTTATCACGGTGTGGCAAGAGTTGCAGATTACGATGGATGAACTATCTCCGGCCGGACGTAAAGCGAGGAAATTTCTCCGAAGAAGAGGATAATTTGATCATTCAAATGCATGAAGAACTTGGAAATAG ATGGTCTATTATTTCTAGGAAATTACCTGGAAGAACAGACAACGAAATTAAAAATCACTGGCATACCAACTTGAGCAAGAGAGTGAAGCAAAACCAACCAGTTCCTTCTGAGGTGATGAATAAAGAGCAGTCAAGTGAATCTTCACAATCTGAAGTTATTCAGACTAAAAAGTCTGAAACTGACAGTGTTTCTGTCAATACTCCCTCTGAATCTgttcatcaagaaaaaaatgtagAGAACTTTCCTTCATCTCAAGAAATATCTTGCAGTGAGTTCTCCTCCATGAGTAATGATTCTGTGTCAGGCATGAATAGCGTTGCCGAGGATAGTTTCTCTTCAATGGAGATATTTCAAGACTCAGGTTCAGATTTCTGGAACCAGCCATTTTTTGTAGACAACAATTACAACCAAGATGCTTATGAATCATTGTTCTTGACAGAAGAATTAGGATACATGTCTTTCTATGCTTCCAACTACGACGATGATGGTACAAATTGGATCCAGCAAGTGATGCAGGAACTGGAAGGCAGTAATTAA